A single region of the Oleispira antarctica RB-8 genome encodes:
- the relA gene encoding GTP diphosphokinase, with product MVAKIIAEDAVENSTYWTIDSAQMGLEMAQILAELQLDEASILAAILYRAVREGRLSLVQVRKDFDDEVATLIEGVLRMAAINAIQNTSEEPVLGQREAQVDNLRKMLVSVIDDVRVALIKLAERTAAIRAVKDAPESKRIKVAREVFNIYGPLAHRLGIGHLKWELEDVAFRYLEPLAYQKIATLLDEKRLARQDYIANVVKTITNELESSGIECEVNGRAKHIYSIWRKMKRKNIEFSQVYDVRAVRILVPTLRDCYAALGIIHSLWRHIPNEFDDYIANPKENGYQSLHTAVIGPGGKGMEVQIRTQEMHEDAELGVCAHWKYKGTDTIAKDQAYEQKIAWLRQVVEWHEEIGDLPELMTDLRSDINPDRIYIFTPDGHVVDLPPSATPIDFAYRVHTEIGHRTRGAKVNGRIVPLTYQLKTGEQVEILTAKEGRPSRDWMNQDSGYINTARARAKVAHWFKLQAKDTNQEEGRQLLMRELDRLDLVRQPLAGVAKAMNMKTTGDLFAGIGAGDIRLGQVVRYIVRQADIKQPQQELPLVKPSIKTSKNDDITIQGVGHLLTQIATCCKPVPGDDISGYVTVGRGVSVHRQDCENLMHLEMMEPQRIIAVNWGGKVSQIYPVDVDISAYDRTGLLRDVSLVLADSGVNVVSVNTKSEQKDHLAHMQITVEIDSLSKLGRVLNKLNQLPNVLTVRRARNNG from the coding sequence GTGGTTGCTAAAATCATTGCCGAGGACGCGGTAGAAAATAGCACTTATTGGACCATAGACAGTGCCCAGATGGGGCTGGAAATGGCTCAGATCCTAGCGGAGCTGCAGCTTGATGAAGCCTCTATTTTAGCGGCAATCTTGTATCGTGCTGTAAGAGAAGGGCGTTTATCCCTCGTACAAGTGCGCAAAGATTTTGACGACGAAGTTGCGACCCTCATTGAGGGGGTATTACGCATGGCTGCGATTAATGCCATTCAAAATACGTCAGAAGAACCGGTTTTAGGTCAGCGTGAAGCTCAGGTGGATAACCTACGCAAGATGCTGGTTTCTGTGATTGACGATGTGCGCGTTGCCTTGATCAAACTCGCCGAAAGGACGGCCGCTATTCGTGCGGTTAAAGATGCCCCTGAAAGTAAGCGTATTAAGGTCGCCCGAGAAGTTTTTAATATTTATGGCCCCTTGGCTCACCGCCTAGGTATTGGCCATTTAAAATGGGAACTCGAAGATGTTGCTTTTCGTTATTTAGAGCCTCTTGCGTATCAAAAAATTGCCACATTATTAGACGAAAAACGATTAGCGCGACAGGACTACATTGCCAATGTCGTCAAAACAATCACTAATGAATTAGAAAGTTCGGGAATTGAATGCGAGGTTAATGGCCGAGCTAAGCATATCTACAGTATTTGGCGCAAAATGAAACGCAAGAATATTGAGTTCTCACAAGTGTATGACGTGCGTGCTGTGCGTATTTTAGTACCTACTTTGCGTGACTGTTATGCGGCACTGGGTATTATTCATTCCTTATGGCGACATATCCCCAACGAATTTGATGACTACATTGCTAACCCCAAAGAAAATGGTTATCAGTCTTTGCATACCGCGGTCATAGGCCCCGGTGGTAAAGGTATGGAAGTGCAAATACGTACCCAAGAGATGCATGAAGATGCTGAACTTGGTGTTTGTGCGCACTGGAAATACAAAGGCACCGATACCATTGCCAAAGACCAAGCGTATGAACAAAAAATTGCTTGGTTGCGTCAAGTCGTAGAATGGCATGAAGAAATTGGTGACTTACCTGAGCTAATGACAGATTTACGCTCGGATATTAATCCTGACCGCATCTATATCTTTACACCCGATGGGCACGTGGTCGATTTACCCCCCAGTGCCACGCCGATTGATTTTGCGTATCGTGTACATACCGAAATTGGCCACCGCACTCGAGGTGCAAAAGTGAATGGCCGGATTGTGCCATTAACGTATCAATTAAAAACCGGTGAACAAGTTGAAATTCTAACGGCTAAAGAAGGGCGACCGAGCCGTGACTGGATGAATCAAGATTCTGGTTATATTAATACTGCTCGCGCTCGTGCCAAAGTTGCACACTGGTTTAAGTTACAAGCGAAAGATACCAATCAAGAAGAAGGTCGCCAGTTATTAATGCGCGAACTGGATCGCTTAGATCTCGTGCGTCAGCCTTTGGCAGGGGTTGCCAAAGCCATGAATATGAAAACGACCGGTGATTTATTTGCGGGTATCGGAGCCGGTGACATTCGCCTTGGTCAAGTCGTTAGGTACATTGTGCGCCAAGCGGATATTAAGCAGCCTCAGCAAGAGCTGCCATTAGTTAAGCCTTCTATAAAAACCAGTAAGAACGATGATATTACTATTCAAGGAGTTGGGCATTTATTAACTCAAATCGCGACGTGCTGTAAGCCTGTGCCAGGGGATGATATTTCTGGGTATGTCACTGTAGGGCGTGGTGTGAGTGTGCATCGTCAAGATTGTGAAAATTTAATGCATCTCGAAATGATGGAGCCGCAGCGTATTATTGCAGTGAACTGGGGTGGTAAAGTCAGTCAAATATATCCGGTCGATGTGGATATCAGTGCATATGATAGAACCGGTTTATTAAGGGATGTTAGCTTGGTATTAGCCGACAGTGGTGTGAACGTGGTCTCTGTGAATACTAAATCTGAGCAAAAAGACCATTTGGCTCATATGCAAATCACGGTAGAAATTGATAGTTTGTCAAAGTTAGGCCGCGTATTAAACAAGCTTAACCAGCTACCGAATGTGTTAACTGTACGCCGAGCTCGCAATAATGGATAA
- a CDS encoding MazG family protein: MDNVVTDKKYDLKDLVYLMQRLRDPESGCPWDIKQTFDSIIPHTLEEAHEVAEAIESQDWPHVEEELGDLLFQVIFYSQLGDEQTLFDFSSVIHVLVTKLVRRHPHVFPSGDLHAKRDLDSCPTDAEINAQWQIIKQQEKALKAEAGRLKLKKSEAFELVDYLNDIPTSLPELTRADKIQKMVSMRGFDWSEIQGVLDKVREELQEVEEEIEQADVQRLQHEVGDLLFASVNVARHLGINPEQALGQANRRFSERYSLVAESLAAQNRSLELGNSNHVSSDEMEQAWNEAKKLHPQRLAQLAAANDV; the protein is encoded by the coding sequence ATGGATAACGTCGTCACCGATAAAAAGTATGATCTAAAAGACCTCGTCTATTTAATGCAACGCTTACGTGATCCTGAGAGTGGTTGCCCTTGGGACATTAAGCAAACTTTCGACTCGATTATTCCACATACGCTAGAAGAAGCGCATGAAGTGGCGGAAGCGATTGAGTCTCAGGATTGGCCACATGTGGAAGAAGAGCTTGGGGATTTGTTATTTCAGGTGATTTTTTATAGTCAGTTGGGTGATGAACAGACTTTGTTTGATTTTTCATCGGTGATCCATGTATTAGTGACTAAGCTCGTTCGTCGCCATCCTCATGTGTTTCCCTCAGGTGATTTACACGCTAAGCGCGATCTTGATAGCTGCCCAACCGATGCCGAAATTAATGCCCAGTGGCAAATTATCAAGCAGCAAGAGAAAGCGTTAAAAGCTGAAGCAGGCAGGTTGAAATTAAAAAAGTCTGAAGCATTTGAGCTGGTGGATTATTTAAACGACATTCCTACGTCATTACCCGAACTAACCCGCGCCGATAAAATTCAAAAAATGGTATCCATGCGCGGATTTGATTGGAGTGAAATACAAGGGGTTCTTGATAAGGTTCGCGAAGAATTACAGGAAGTCGAAGAAGAAATTGAACAAGCCGATGTTCAGCGTTTACAGCATGAAGTCGGAGATTTATTGTTTGCTTCTGTTAATGTCGCTCGTCATTTAGGCATTAATCCTGAGCAAGCGTTGGGACAAGCGAATCGCCGTTTTAGCGAGCGCTACAGCCTAGTCGCAGAAAGTTTAGCGGCACAGAATCGCAGCTTGGAGTTGGGGAATAGTAACCACGTAAGCAGTGATGAAATGGAGCAGGCATGGAATGAGGCTAAAAAGCTGCACCCACAACGGTTGGCTCAGCTTGCCGCTGCAAATGATGTTTAA
- the ppc gene encoding Phosphoenolpyruvate carboxylase, translated as MSDLDPLLRDKVRNLGQLLGQTIADDCGDEIYELIETIRNLSKRAHNGSAEDKAELITLLKGLKDNELVPVARGFSQFLNLANIAEQQHTLSWRREDAVDDSMEVILDDVFAAVVEHVDGAELNKELCKLDIELVLTAHPTEIIRRTLIKKYDEIVEVLQILDDIRDDHPKRNVYNQQLDNLIAEIWRSDEIRQQRPSAVEEAKWGFAVIENSLWQAIPNLMRELDDKLTLSGEKSLPLDVCPIHFASWMGGDRDGNPNVTANVTGEVLYLARWMAADLYLRDLSELSTQLSMVQATDELKAWVGECNEPYRECLNQLKRKLQQTKTWAAESARLKSHSSLPHIAELETLFEPLLLCYKSLCETGMEGIAKGELLDVIRRLSCFGLTLTRLDIRQESDRHSQVVAELCEYYELGDYLSWDESQKQEFLLQELQSKRPLLPAQAEACGLSSIKGQQVEEEYWQPSDDCNEVLKTMRVIAEQGDEGVGNYIISMASEPSDILSVALLLRASGVERRLPIVPLFETLDDLQFAGERMDKLFSLPWYKKYCGLTQQVMIGYSDSAKDAGNMAAAWAQYKTQEELVNCAQRHNVELTLFHGRGGTVGRGGGPAKRAILAQPPGSVKGRLRVTEQGEMIRFKFGFPAVALRSLKIYLAAVLEATLLPPKAAESEWRELMESMAQQSVKSYRGMVRENKDFVPYFRSATPEQELGKLALGSRPARRKASGGIESLRAIPWIFAWMQIRMMVPAWLGADQALAEASQADEKTMSLLKEMYQQWPFFATYIDMLDMIVGKTDVEIAHYYDQQLVSDDLQNIGKELRQRLLTINDSLRVIKPEDDDQAQSQIMLVRGTYTDPLHYLQAELLRRARTEEHDPEVERALMVSMAGIAAGMRNTG; from the coding sequence ATGTCAGATTTAGATCCATTATTACGAGATAAAGTCCGTAACTTAGGGCAATTATTAGGGCAAACAATTGCCGATGATTGCGGTGATGAAATTTATGAATTAATTGAGACTATTCGTAATTTATCGAAACGTGCTCATAACGGCAGCGCAGAAGATAAGGCGGAGTTGATCACCTTATTAAAAGGCCTAAAAGATAATGAATTAGTGCCTGTAGCGCGAGGTTTTAGTCAATTTTTAAACCTCGCTAATATTGCAGAGCAGCAGCATACCTTGAGCTGGCGTCGTGAAGATGCCGTTGACGATAGTATGGAAGTGATACTAGACGATGTATTTGCCGCAGTGGTTGAGCACGTCGATGGGGCAGAGCTGAATAAAGAACTGTGTAAGTTGGATATCGAGTTAGTATTAACGGCTCACCCTACTGAAATTATTCGTCGTACCTTGATTAAAAAATACGATGAAATCGTTGAAGTGCTACAAATTCTTGATGATATTCGAGACGATCATCCTAAGCGAAATGTGTATAACCAACAGCTGGATAATTTAATCGCTGAAATTTGGCGCTCTGATGAAATTCGTCAGCAAAGACCCAGTGCGGTAGAAGAAGCCAAATGGGGTTTTGCCGTTATCGAAAACTCTCTTTGGCAAGCTATTCCGAACTTGATGCGAGAGCTGGATGATAAGTTAACGCTAAGTGGTGAGAAGTCACTGCCTTTAGATGTGTGTCCTATTCATTTTGCTTCTTGGATGGGGGGCGATAGAGATGGCAACCCAAATGTCACCGCAAATGTAACAGGGGAAGTACTGTATTTGGCGCGCTGGATGGCCGCCGACCTTTATTTGCGAGACTTGTCTGAATTAAGCACTCAGCTATCGATGGTACAGGCGACGGATGAGTTGAAAGCTTGGGTTGGCGAATGCAACGAGCCTTATCGAGAATGTTTAAATCAACTGAAGCGGAAATTGCAGCAAACAAAAACGTGGGCCGCAGAAAGTGCGCGCTTGAAATCGCACAGCAGCTTGCCACATATTGCAGAATTAGAAACGTTATTTGAGCCATTATTGCTGTGTTATAAATCGCTTTGTGAAACGGGGATGGAAGGCATTGCAAAGGGTGAATTGCTTGATGTTATTCGCCGCCTTTCGTGTTTTGGTTTAACCCTAACGCGATTGGATATTCGTCAAGAGTCGGATCGTCATAGTCAGGTCGTGGCAGAGTTGTGTGAGTATTATGAGTTGGGTGATTATCTCAGTTGGGATGAATCACAAAAACAAGAATTTCTATTGCAAGAGTTACAAAGCAAACGCCCGTTATTACCAGCGCAAGCCGAAGCCTGTGGTTTATCAAGTATCAAAGGACAGCAGGTTGAAGAAGAGTATTGGCAGCCTAGCGATGATTGCAACGAAGTTTTAAAAACCATGCGGGTGATTGCCGAACAAGGCGATGAAGGTGTCGGTAACTATATTATTTCTATGGCCAGTGAACCGTCGGATATTTTATCGGTGGCGCTGTTGTTAAGAGCATCCGGTGTTGAGCGTCGGTTACCGATTGTTCCCCTATTTGAAACCCTGGACGACTTACAGTTTGCGGGCGAGCGAATGGATAAGTTATTTTCGCTACCTTGGTATAAAAAATATTGCGGTTTAACTCAGCAGGTCATGATTGGTTATTCTGATTCCGCCAAAGATGCTGGGAATATGGCCGCTGCGTGGGCACAATATAAAACTCAAGAAGAGTTAGTGAATTGCGCACAGCGTCATAATGTAGAACTGACTTTATTTCACGGTCGCGGTGGCACGGTGGGTCGTGGTGGCGGTCCTGCAAAACGAGCAATTTTGGCGCAGCCTCCAGGGTCGGTTAAAGGTCGCTTGAGGGTGACTGAGCAGGGAGAAATGATTCGCTTTAAATTCGGTTTTCCTGCGGTTGCATTGCGCAGTTTGAAAATTTATTTAGCCGCGGTATTGGAAGCAACGTTATTACCTCCTAAGGCCGCTGAAAGTGAATGGCGCGAATTAATGGAGTCGATGGCCCAGCAGAGTGTGAAATCCTATCGTGGCATGGTGCGTGAAAATAAAGACTTTGTTCCTTATTTTAGATCAGCAACGCCCGAGCAAGAGTTAGGAAAGCTCGCGCTAGGCAGTCGACCTGCACGCAGAAAAGCCAGTGGCGGTATTGAATCGTTACGTGCTATCCCGTGGATTTTTGCGTGGATGCAAATTCGGATGATGGTACCTGCTTGGTTAGGTGCGGATCAAGCATTAGCGGAAGCCAGTCAGGCTGATGAAAAAACCATGAGCTTGCTAAAAGAGATGTATCAGCAGTGGCCCTTTTTTGCGACCTATATTGATATGTTGGATATGATTGTCGGTAAGACGGATGTTGAAATTGCCCATTATTATGATCAGCAATTAGTCAGTGACGATCTTCAAAACATTGGAAAAGAATTGCGCCAACGTTTATTAACCATTAATGATTCCCTCAGAGTGATAAAGCCGGAGGATGATGATCAAGCGCAATCACAAATCATGCTGGTACGGGGTACTTATACCGATCCATTGCATTATTTACAGGCTGAGCTTTTAAGGCGCGCAAGAACAGAAGAACATGACCCAGAAGTTGAGCGTGCGCTGATGGTTTCAATGGCGGGTATTGCAGCGGGTATGCGCAATACAGGCTAA
- the adk gene encoding Adenylate kinase, with protein MRVILLGAPGAGKGTQAQFICEKYDIPQISTGDMLRAAVKAESPLGLQVKDIMATGGLVSDDTIIALVKERITESDCVNGFLFDGFPRTIPQAEAMVAAGVDIDYVIEIDVDDEEIVGRLSGRRVHPESGRIYHVIYNPPKVEGKDDESGEDLIQRADDSEETVRKRLGIYHDQTMPLVAFYKQFEAENAATKYVHVAGVGSLEDITAKVMKSLGA; from the coding sequence ATGCGCGTAATCTTATTGGGCGCCCCGGGTGCAGGTAAAGGTACACAGGCTCAATTTATTTGTGAGAAGTATGATATTCCACAAATTTCGACCGGCGATATGCTACGTGCCGCAGTAAAAGCTGAGTCTCCGTTGGGTTTACAAGTTAAAGATATTATGGCGACGGGCGGTTTGGTGTCTGACGATACTATTATTGCTTTAGTAAAAGAGCGCATCACCGAAAGTGATTGTGTGAACGGCTTTTTGTTCGACGGTTTCCCTCGTACAATTCCTCAAGCTGAAGCAATGGTTGCAGCGGGCGTTGATATTGATTATGTGATTGAAATTGATGTTGATGATGAAGAAATTGTTGGCCGTTTAAGTGGTCGTCGTGTTCACCCTGAGTCGGGCCGTATTTATCATGTTATTTACAATCCGCCTAAAGTGGAAGGTAAAGACGATGAGAGTGGCGAAGATCTTATTCAGCGTGCTGATGACTCAGAAGAAACTGTGCGTAAGCGCTTAGGCATTTATCACGATCAAACTATGCCATTGGTTGCTTTTTATAAGCAGTTCGAAGCTGAAAATGCCGCCACCAAATATGTGCATGTAGCAGGTGTTGGCAGCTTAGAAGACATTACCGCTAAGGTAATGAAATCTCTAGGTGCTTGA
- the uppP gene encoding Undecaprenyl-diphosphatase produces the protein MDFIQIFVLALLQGFTEFLPISSSAHLILPSKILGWSDQGLAFDVATHMGTLAAVILYFRRDVFAITQGWLTTGFSKQMNNNARLAWAIVIATIPAGLVGLIYNDWIEANLRSSEVIAYATIGFGVLLLVADQKANEHKSILQMTLLAAVIIGLFQALALIPGTSRSGITITAALFLGFQRDAAARFSFLISIPLILAAGLLKTKDLAEQAAQVDWATIGLAAFLSAISAYVCIYFFLALINRIGMMPFVVYRLLLGAILLIWFV, from the coding sequence ATGGATTTTATTCAAATTTTTGTACTGGCGTTATTGCAAGGTTTTACCGAATTTCTACCCATATCAAGTTCGGCTCACTTGATTTTGCCTTCAAAAATACTGGGTTGGTCAGACCAAGGTTTAGCATTTGATGTTGCTACTCACATGGGCACGTTAGCCGCGGTTATTTTGTATTTTCGTCGCGATGTCTTTGCGATTACGCAAGGTTGGTTAACAACGGGTTTCTCTAAGCAGATGAATAATAATGCTCGACTCGCGTGGGCTATTGTTATTGCGACTATTCCGGCTGGCTTAGTGGGGCTTATATACAATGATTGGATTGAGGCCAACTTACGCTCAAGCGAAGTTATTGCCTATGCTACGATCGGTTTTGGTGTGCTATTACTCGTGGCAGATCAAAAAGCGAATGAACATAAAAGTATTTTGCAAATGACGTTGTTGGCCGCGGTGATTATTGGTTTATTCCAAGCGCTGGCGTTAATACCAGGAACGTCGCGTTCAGGTATAACGATAACGGCGGCCTTATTCTTAGGTTTTCAGCGTGACGCTGCTGCACGTTTTTCATTTTTAATTTCAATACCCTTAATTTTAGCGGCTGGGTTATTAAAAACAAAAGACTTGGCTGAGCAGGCTGCACAAGTTGATTGGGCAACCATCGGCTTAGCAGCATTTTTGTCGGCCATTAGTGCTTATGTCTGTATTTATTTCTTTCTAGCATTAATTAATCGTATTGGCATGATGCCTTTTGTCGTTTATCGATTATTGCTTGGGGCTATCTTGTTGATCTGGTTTGTTTAA